From the genome of Pseudomonas sp. AB6, one region includes:
- a CDS encoding Lrp/AsnC family transcriptional regulator, which yields MTDDIDQLLISALMEDSRRSLKALAQISGLSAPSVAERLRRLEERGVLKGYTVEIDPKCFGYQLQAIVRVRPHPGQLQEVERQIQAIPEFTECDKVTGEDCFIARLHVRSMEQLDTLLDRLNAYAETNTAIVKKTPVKRRLPPMA from the coding sequence ATGACTGACGACATTGACCAATTGCTGATCAGCGCGCTCATGGAAGATTCCCGGCGTTCGCTGAAGGCGTTGGCCCAGATAAGTGGCTTATCAGCTCCCAGCGTCGCGGAGCGCTTGCGCAGGCTCGAAGAGCGCGGGGTGCTCAAAGGCTACACCGTCGAAATAGACCCTAAATGCTTCGGCTACCAACTGCAGGCCATCGTCCGCGTGCGCCCGCACCCTGGCCAGTTGCAGGAAGTCGAACGGCAGATCCAGGCGATCCCCGAATTCACCGAATGCGACAAAGTCACCGGCGAGGACTGCTTCATCGCCCGCCTGCATGTGCGCTCAATGGAGCAACTGGACACCTTGCTGGACAGGCTCAATGCTTATGCCGAGACCAACACCGCCATCGTCAAGAAAACCCCGGTAAAAAGGCGATTGCCACCGATGGCGTGA
- a CDS encoding exodeoxyribonuclease VII small subunit: MARKKAALDFEQSLADLQTLVERLENGELSLEDSLTAFEQGIRLTRDCQGALAQAEQKVQVLLERDGELAEEPFDADQPE; the protein is encoded by the coding sequence ATGGCCCGCAAAAAAGCTGCATTGGATTTCGAACAGTCCCTCGCTGATCTGCAAACGCTGGTCGAACGTCTCGAAAACGGCGAACTGTCGTTGGAAGATTCATTGACCGCTTTCGAGCAAGGTATCCGCCTGACCCGTGACTGCCAAGGCGCATTGGCCCAAGCCGAGCAGAAGGTGCAAGTCCTCCTTGAACGCGACGGCGAATTGGCTGAAGAGCCTTTCGATGCGGACCAGCCGGAATGA
- a CDS encoding farnesyl diphosphate synthase: MIAVYQALIQARVNAALDGLFLAPSPELNRLYAAMRYSVMNGGKRVRPLLAYAACEALGSPLALADGVACAVELIHAYSLVHDDLPAMDDDDLRRGQPTTHKAFDEACAILAGDGLQSMAFSVLLDSTLTPQDADTRLNMVRVLTHAAGPAGMVGGQAIDLGSVGLKLDQAALAFMHRHKTGALIEASVTLGALASGRAATSELNALQTYAQVVGLAFQVQDDILDVESDTATLGKRQGADIARDKPTYPALLGLDAAKIYALELRDQALHALRPFDAAAKPLRELARYIVDRRS; encoded by the coding sequence ATGATTGCCGTCTATCAGGCCCTTATTCAGGCCCGCGTCAACGCGGCCCTTGATGGCCTGTTTCTGGCACCCAGCCCTGAATTGAATCGCCTCTACGCCGCCATGCGCTATAGCGTAATGAACGGTGGCAAACGTGTCCGCCCATTGCTCGCCTATGCTGCCTGCGAAGCGCTAGGATCGCCTTTGGCGCTGGCCGACGGCGTAGCGTGCGCAGTTGAGCTGATTCACGCTTATTCGCTGGTGCATGACGATTTACCGGCGATGGACGATGACGATCTACGTCGCGGCCAGCCCACTACTCACAAAGCTTTCGATGAAGCCTGCGCGATTCTCGCCGGTGATGGCCTGCAAAGTATGGCTTTCAGCGTGCTACTCGATTCAACCCTGACGCCACAGGATGCCGACACCCGACTCAACATGGTCCGCGTGTTGACTCATGCGGCAGGCCCGGCCGGCATGGTCGGCGGACAGGCGATTGATCTGGGGTCAGTGGGGCTCAAGCTTGATCAAGCCGCCTTGGCGTTTATGCATCGGCACAAGACTGGCGCACTGATCGAAGCCAGTGTCACGCTTGGTGCACTTGCCAGTGGTCGCGCAGCAACGTCTGAACTCAACGCTCTGCAGACCTATGCTCAAGTCGTCGGCCTCGCGTTTCAGGTGCAAGACGACATTCTTGACGTTGAAAGCGATACCGCCACCCTCGGCAAACGCCAAGGTGCCGATATTGCCCGCGATAAACCGACTTATCCTGCGCTGCTTGGCCTCGATGCAGCCAAAATCTATGCCCTGGAGCTACGCGATCAGGCGCTGCATGCACTGCGACCTTTCGACGCGGCTGCCAAGCCGTTACGCGAACTTGCGCGCTATATCGTTGATCGCCGCAGTTGA
- the dxs gene encoding 1-deoxy-D-xylulose-5-phosphate synthase, giving the protein MPTTFKEIPRERPTTPLLDRANTPDGLRRLGEAELETLADELRLELLYTVGQTGGHFGAGLGVIELTIALHYVFDTPDDRLVWDVGHQAYPHKILTGRRQQMGSLRQKDGVAAFPRRSESEYDTFGVGHSSTSISAALGMALGARLQKSSRKAIAVIGDGALTAGMAFEALNHAPEVAADMLVILNDNDMSISRNVGGLSNYLAKILSSRTYASMREGSKKVLSRLPGAWEIARRTEEYAKGMLVPGTLFEELGWNYIGPIDGHDLPTLIATLRNMRDLKGPQFLHVVTKKGKGFAPAEADPIGYHAITKLEPLNAPAAAPKKPSGPKYSGVFGQWICDMAEADPRLVGITPAMKEGSDLVEFSEHYPERYFDVAIAEQHAVTLAAGMACEGAKPVVAIYSTFLQRGYDQLIHDVAVQNLDVLFAIDRAGLVGEDGPTHAGSFDLSYLRCIPGILVMTPSDENELRKMLSTGYLYAGPAAVRYPRGTGPNALIDSGLEPLEIGKGVVRRTGQKVAILVFGVQMAEALKVAATLDATVVDMRFVKPLDEALVRKIATEHDLLVTLEENAIMGGAGAAVSEFLARENILKSVLHLGLPDSYVEHAKPAQMLAECGLDEAGIEASVRQRLGLMAR; this is encoded by the coding sequence ATGCCCACGACGTTCAAAGAGATCCCCCGCGAGCGCCCAACGACGCCCCTGCTCGACCGTGCGAATACGCCGGACGGCTTGCGCAGATTGGGCGAGGCTGAGCTGGAAACCCTGGCGGACGAACTGCGCCTGGAGCTGCTCTATACCGTAGGCCAGACAGGCGGGCACTTTGGTGCCGGCCTGGGCGTCATTGAGCTGACCATCGCCTTGCATTACGTGTTCGACACCCCGGACGACCGTTTGGTCTGGGATGTGGGCCATCAGGCCTATCCGCACAAGATCCTCACCGGGCGTCGCCAGCAAATGGGCAGCCTGCGGCAGAAGGACGGCGTCGCCGCTTTTCCGCGTCGCAGTGAAAGTGAGTACGATACTTTTGGCGTCGGCCACTCCAGCACTTCGATCAGCGCAGCACTGGGCATGGCCCTCGGCGCCCGCCTGCAAAAAAGCTCACGCAAGGCCATCGCTGTTATTGGTGACGGCGCGCTGACTGCAGGCATGGCTTTCGAAGCGTTGAACCACGCGCCGGAAGTCGCCGCCGACATGCTGGTTATACTCAACGACAACGATATGTCGATCTCGCGCAACGTTGGCGGGCTGTCGAATTATCTGGCGAAGATCCTCTCCAGCCGCACCTACGCCAGCATGCGCGAGGGCAGCAAAAAAGTGCTGTCACGCCTGCCTGGTGCCTGGGAAATTGCCCGGCGCACCGAAGAGTACGCAAAGGGCATGCTGGTTCCCGGCACGCTTTTCGAAGAGCTCGGCTGGAACTACATCGGCCCTATCGACGGCCATGACTTACCCACCCTGATCGCAACCTTGCGCAACATGCGTGACCTCAAAGGCCCGCAGTTCTTGCACGTGGTAACCAAAAAAGGCAAAGGCTTCGCTCCGGCGGAAGCTGACCCGATTGGCTACCACGCGATTACCAAACTCGAACCGTTGAACGCCCCTGCCGCCGCGCCGAAAAAACCCAGCGGACCGAAGTATTCCGGGGTGTTCGGGCAATGGATCTGCGACATGGCCGAGGCTGACCCGCGTCTGGTCGGCATTACCCCTGCGATGAAAGAAGGCTCGGACCTGGTTGAATTCAGCGAGCATTATCCAGAGCGTTATTTCGACGTCGCCATCGCCGAGCAGCATGCCGTTACGCTGGCAGCGGGCATGGCGTGCGAAGGCGCCAAGCCGGTGGTAGCGATCTACTCCACGTTCTTGCAGCGCGGTTACGATCAACTGATCCATGACGTCGCCGTGCAAAATCTTGATGTGTTGTTTGCAATCGACCGTGCCGGTCTGGTGGGCGAAGACGGCCCGACCCATGCCGGCAGCTTCGACTTGTCATATTTGCGCTGCATCCCCGGCATCCTGGTGATGACGCCCAGCGATGAAAACGAATTACGCAAAATGCTCAGCACCGGGTATTTGTACGCCGGCCCCGCAGCCGTGCGTTATCCGCGTGGCACTGGCCCGAATGCTTTGATCGACAGCGGTCTTGAGCCTTTGGAAATCGGCAAGGGCGTTGTCCGCCGAACCGGGCAAAAGGTCGCCATTTTAGTGTTTGGCGTGCAAATGGCTGAAGCGCTGAAAGTAGCCGCAACCCTGGACGCCACCGTGGTCGACATGCGTTTCGTCAAGCCACTGGATGAAGCGCTGGTTCGAAAAATAGCCACTGAGCATGACCTGCTGGTCACCCTCGAAGAGAACGCCATCATGGGCGGCGCCGGCGCGGCGGTCAGCGAGTTCCTGGCCAGGGAAAACATCCTCAAGTCCGTGCTGCACCTTGGCTTGCCCGACAGCTACGTCGAACACGCCAAACCCGCGCAAATGCTGGCCGAGTGCGGGCTGGACGAAGCCGGGATCGAAGCGTCTGTGAGACAGCGTTTGGGATTGATGGCACGCTAA
- a CDS encoding MFS transporter codes for MTRNNVRRRLALAWWWQLFLTLAPLLVVNGIFGTSEALVPILAMPMFVAGLATMFVSLKYFGPYKHALIATEKALDTPEEPAAWIELAARRRIAFLAAGLPAWVGALAVFVGLEAVPLFLLAFSSAVLLYLYRIPRQLG; via the coding sequence GTGACCCGAAATAACGTACGCCGCCGATTGGCTCTGGCGTGGTGGTGGCAGTTGTTTTTGACCTTGGCGCCGCTGCTGGTGGTCAACGGGATTTTTGGCACCAGCGAGGCGCTTGTGCCGATTCTGGCGATGCCAATGTTTGTCGCCGGCTTGGCGACGATGTTCGTTAGTTTGAAATACTTCGGCCCTTACAAGCATGCGTTGATCGCTACTGAAAAAGCCTTGGACACGCCCGAAGAGCCCGCCGCCTGGATTGAGTTGGCAGCGCGTCGACGTATCGCCTTTCTGGCCGCTGGCTTACCTGCTTGGGTTGGTGCGTTAGCGGTTTTTGTCGGGCTGGAGGCGGTGCCGTTATTTCTTCTGGCGTTCTCCAGCGCCGTGCTGCTTTACCTCTACCGCATTCCACGACAGTTGGGCTAA
- the ribA gene encoding GTP cyclohydrolase II codes for MPVVFVAASKLPTPFAQFTMHGFLEKATGREHIVLSLGDVADGAPVLGRVHSECLTGDALFSQRCDCGSQLEAALRAIAAEGRGVLLYLRQEGRGIGLLNKIRAYELQDGGADTVEANERLGFAADQRDYAICLPMLEHMGVKSLRLMTNNPRKVKALTDMGITIAERVPLHTGHNPHNKQYLATKAGKLGHMMGNEHLTEAGRA; via the coding sequence GTGCCCGTCGTCTTCGTCGCTGCTTCCAAGCTGCCAACACCCTTTGCGCAATTCACCATGCACGGCTTTCTTGAGAAGGCCACTGGGCGCGAGCACATCGTTCTCAGTCTCGGTGACGTGGCTGATGGCGCGCCAGTACTGGGCCGTGTGCATTCCGAATGCCTGACTGGCGATGCGTTGTTCAGTCAGCGCTGCGACTGTGGCTCCCAGCTCGAAGCGGCATTGCGCGCCATCGCCGCAGAAGGCCGTGGCGTGTTGTTGTACCTGCGACAGGAAGGCCGGGGTATTGGTCTGCTGAACAAAATCCGCGCTTATGAGCTTCAAGATGGCGGTGCTGACACCGTTGAAGCGAACGAACGTCTGGGTTTCGCCGCCGACCAGCGTGATTACGCCATCTGCTTGCCAATGCTTGAGCATATGGGTGTCAAATCCTTGCGTTTGATGACGAATAACCCACGCAAGGTCAAGGCACTGACCGACATGGGCATCACCATCGCTGAGCGAGTGCCGCTGCACACAGGGCATAACCCGCACAATAAACAGTACTTGGCGACCAAAGCCGGAAAACTCGGCCATATGATGGGCAACGAACATCTGACTGAGGCTGGCCGCGCGTGA
- a CDS encoding phosphatidylglycerophosphatase A, whose protein sequence is MTNHSKKTPGQRVPPTVWTNPWHFLAFGFGSGTLPKAPGTWGSLVALPFVPLWQMLPDWGYWLMLGITMLFGFWLCGKVADDLRVHDHEGIVWDEFVGMWITLWLVPEGWYWLLAGFLMFRFFDILKPWPISWIDKHVHGGVGIMLDDVLAGVFAWLGMQALVWLSASF, encoded by the coding sequence GTGACAAATCATTCTAAAAAAACGCCAGGACAACGGGTGCCGCCGACGGTGTGGACCAACCCGTGGCATTTTCTAGCCTTCGGATTCGGCTCTGGCACTCTGCCTAAAGCTCCAGGTACTTGGGGGTCGCTGGTCGCGCTGCCGTTTGTTCCGCTGTGGCAAATGCTGCCGGACTGGGGTTATTGGCTGATGCTAGGCATCACCATGCTGTTTGGTTTTTGGCTGTGCGGCAAAGTCGCCGATGACCTTCGCGTCCATGACCATGAGGGCATCGTCTGGGACGAATTCGTCGGGATGTGGATTACCCTGTGGCTGGTTCCCGAGGGCTGGTATTGGTTGCTGGCTGGATTTTTGATGTTCCGCTTTTTCGACATTCTCAAGCCGTGGCCAATTAGCTGGATCGATAAGCACGTACACGGCGGCGTCGGGATCATGCTGGACGACGTGCTGGCGGGGGTATTTGCCTGGTTGGGGATGCAGGCGCTGGTGTGGCTTTCCGCCTCGTTCTAA